The genomic window GCAGCAGTTGCTCCTGTGGCAACTTTCGTATGGAATTGATAATCTTGTCCTTTGTGCCGCATGATTCGCAAACAAAAGAGCCCTTTTCGGCAACATTTCCCCTGTTCGGGCTGTAATCTTTTTTACAGGCAGGGCACGAGACATCTTCAGGCAAAGCGCCACGATACTGCCAGACGGCATAGCAATGAGGACAGAGTAGGACGGCAAGGGGAACTTTTTTCTTTGTCTTTTTCAGCGATTTGGCTTCTGCCTCCACATTTTCATGGGAACACCAGGGGCATGCAGCCCTGTGTGTCATGCTATTCCACAACGCCCATCGCTTATGGGACCGCAATTCTCCCGCTGCATCCTTCGGATTACACACGGTAAGCGCCTTTTCTGCTATCAGGGAAGCAGATTCTATATCCATATCAAACACCTTTTTACAATGCTTGCATTCATAATCGGGCACGTACCTGATGGTTGGTGTTTTTTGAGCAATAATATAATTGTTAAAAAGAGTCACTTCCCGTTTACAATTGGGGTTTGTGCAGATGGCGGATTTTACCCAAAAGGTGTAGATAATGTCGGCGTCTTCCTTAGCGCTTCTATTATTGGAAGACAACCCCCCTGATCCTCCTTTGTCAAGGGAGACATCGCTGCTTGCCCCACAGCAGGGACACCCGGTTTTATAGTGGCTGAGGAGTTCTTCTTTTACCGATTTTCCCGTATGGGTCTTGCGCGCCTCAAGTCTTTTGAATGCATCTCTGAGCCTGTCGATATCAACCGGTTCTACCTCAGTCTTTACGATAAACCAGGCAACGGGATTTAAATCGATACCCGTCACATGACAGCCGAGGCGCAACGCCTCGACAACGGTTGTGCCACCCCCCATAAATGGATCAAGTATCTTTACGCCGTTTGTATCGGGGTCATTGGTATGATCATTGTAAAACTCCTCCATGATGTTTGTGCCGGCAGGCTTCATGGAGGCCAGGAGTATCGCCCTGAATACGCAGGATGCCCTGCGGGCAAACCATTTATGCATTTGATAGATGGGTTTGAAGGCATTGCGTTCCGGTACAGCCAGTCTGTTGATTTCGACGATGGGAAATGATTCTTCGATTGCCTTTTTCATTTTCTAGTCGATTGCAAGATGAATCTTTATGGCGTTTTCCACTTGTTCAAGGATATCGTTGCCAAGTGTGCCAATATACCTTTTGAGGCGGCTTTTATCTACAGCCCTCATTTGAGGTATCTTTAATTTAGAGTCATAATCAAGCCTGCTGTCATTTTTCTTTACAAATACCTCAAACGGGAACACCCTTTCAACCTTTGATGAAAAAGGGATTGCCATAACAGTTTTCAGATGCTTATTAGCTTCATTGCATGATATGATCAAAGCAGGTCTTTGCTTTTTTATCTCAGCGCCAACAGATGGTTCAAAATCTACAAGATATATATCACCACGCTTCATTCTTCGAGTCCATCACTGAGAGTGTCTTCCCATTCCTTGTATACTTCATAGTCTTCATTCACTGCCGCTTTATATGCTGCCTCCAATTTATTTCTGAGTCTTTTCTTTTCGTCATGCAGTTTCTTTTCCTTAATCGCTTCGGCTATATAGGCAGATTTATTCTTAACTGTTGATAATATCTGCGCAACATCTTCAGGTAATAATATATTGATTCTTGTATTACTCATATCACACCTCCAGTACAATCCATGGTGTCAGCATCTCCATCAATGACAGACCTCCATGCTTATATAATTTCACTGCTGCCTCTCCGGTAGACCTTGTTTTTACGCGCCCCTTGACCATTGCCACCAGCCTTTTGGCATCTATTAAAATATCATCTGATGATGGGGTATTGGGGTTTTCCTTAAGATAAGCATATCTGTTATTTCCGAAATATTCATTCAGTTTTTGCGTCTCCTGGCTGCTCCTCACGAAATCCATTCCCGTACCAAAGAATAGATAACCATGATCGCTGGTAATAATGATCCTGTCTTTCCCTTTTATTTGCTGTACGGTGTTCATCCACGCCGTTTCAAATTGAACATGGATATGCTCAAAGTGATGATCGAATCGCGCTCCGCTATCTGTGTATGTATTGTCAGGAAATGCAGACCAGACAAGCAATGCATTGTTTTCATGGATATTGCCTATGCTTTGCGTTGGGCTTCCTGAGTACAGCGCCGTAATTCCCCTGTCAGTGAGTTCCCTTCTGCCGGCAAGTTGTGAAGGCCCAACGCCAGCGCATTGCAATTCACGCTCTATAAAGTTCATCGTCTCGCTGGGTATAGCGGCATGAGAACAGCCTATTTCCACAATTTTAAAACCAGATTTTTCAGCAAGTTTTATCATAATAGGAATCTCACGCAGGGAAAGGCCATCAAAGACAGCGACAGCGGTTTGGCTGTCGGAAAGAACGTTGAATAACTGTTTACTTATATCTGGCGGTGATAACAATTCTTCATAAATTCTGTCCGCTGAAGCCGCTATCAGGGTCTCAAATCTGTTGATAGACGCTTCGCCTTTTTTGAGATATTCTGTGGGACTAACTGCGTGATAATGCGAGGGGCTCCAAATCTCTTCTATAAGCCATTTCTTAATCCAGGGTAGTCTCGGCCCGGCATTGGTTAGTTTTTCCAGTAATGAGAGATTAAAATATTCCAATCAGCCACCCTTTTTATTTACTTCAAGCGCTATATCCAGAGAATAATCTGCGCCAGGAATCGATGGAAGGGACTCGATCTGCTGCTCTATCTGGGATTTTGAGAATCGGCCGGTTTTTGTAATGGCTATTTCTGCCGTAACGTCTCCCTGCCCGCTGAGATTCCCTCTGATCGATCCGGGAAGTGTGCTTAAATCTCCTATGTTAGTTTTCTGATAGAATAGCTTATAAATAACCGTTATTATCTCTGCAGCCTGATATTGCTGCAACCTGAAAGCAGTCTCCTCCCTGAGACTCCCGATGCTTGTCCTGGGAGGTATTTTTAAGGAAACGATTTCTTTTTTGGGACATGTACACGTTTCCTGGCCACATCTTTGACAACGAATAGGCTGAGGAATGGGTTCTTCGCATGCACAGGTCTTTTGCCCGCAACGTGGACAAATTTGTGGCGGAGCAGTTGGGGATGGAGGCTGTTGTTCTGAAAAGGGAGAAACAATCTTTGCGTTGAAAAGCTCTGTTTCGGAAAGATCGGGATTCCTCCTGCAATAATTACCTCTACTGTGTTGTATCCCGATAGTTCCTTCCCTGCAAAGTTCCCGAATTGCCGCTGAAACCGCACGAACATGAGCTGGAACAGGGAAGCCTAGTGTTGCCCTGTATTCTGCATCGATATCCTTAACGAGTTTCTCTTTTATATGGTCAAGCCGTGATTCGAGATGTTCCTTTATCGTCAGTAAAGGGAAATAATCCTGATTAAGGGATTCAAGCGCCTTATCTTTCGTAAATTCTTTTGGCAAAGGCTCCAGTTCGATTTGGTCATCTCGTGCATTTTCACCATATTTTATCCAATGAACAAAGACCAATCCCGCTCTTTTAATCCGTTCAATAATGAATGATTGATCTGCCCTTGCTATCCTTTCGAAATCAGACTTTTTAGAAGCGCTTCGTGTCCCTTCTGCAAGCTTCTTCGCAGCGATTACCCTCGTTGCCCACTTTAACGTGTCTCTGTCGGATAGTAATTGAAATTCAGCATCCTTTGGTTCGAGTACCAGGATAAGGTTTCTTACGTCCATACCATAATAAATGTTGTGCCTTTCCTCCTGAGTCAAACGCCTTCCGGCAATTACATATCGCAGGCGGTTTTTATCAAAGCCATTGAGGAGTTGTTTTGTTTGATCAGGGGAGTCAAATACAACCGTACCCGATGTCTCCCGAAAAATTTCGGATTTAACAAGATCGATAATAAAATCCTTGGCGGCATATTTGTAATCAAGAGACCGATATTCAACCCTTGCTTCAGGTTGTTCTTCGATATCAAAGGAGAATCTGTCTCCATCAGTATGAAAATAAGAGGCATATTTCTGGAAATTCATTATCGCCTGGTCAAAAGCATTAATATCTGTCATTGGAGAAAGGATATCTGTTAAAAGCGTATTGCGGGAAGATCCTTTTTCCGATTCAAATCCGGTAAGTGAATAAAGGAGAACGGCAGAAGCGAATCGGTTCGCTATCGGGACTTTTGGCCTGAGTTCTTCCATATTTTCGATTGCCCTGTTTATAAGGTCTCCTCCGACATCCAAATCTCTCAGCATGATAATATTCGCTTTGTCTTCTAAAGAGGCGTCGGCCGGCGTGATGATGTCGTTTGTGCTATGAGTGAGCCTAACAAGATTTCCGAGAAATGAAAGGGCGCCTCTCACATTCTGAAAACCCCCTCTTGCCGGTATCTTTTTTAAAATAATATCTATCAAAGATGGAGAAAACGGATATGTCTCATGAAATCTGCTTTTTAACTCATTCGCATCTAAAGAGACATGTCTTTGCCATATGTTTACAAAACTATCGATAACAGGCGAAGGAGATTTATTGTTGAATTCGAGGTAATTTTCAAACAAACGGTGTAATATTACCTTGCACTGGTCTTTTGTATTATCAAATTTAACCATAAAGGGTTTAACCCGTTTTAACGTACTCCCCGGTTCTTCCCTATCACCGTAAAGGCTCGCAAAGAGTGTAATCTGCTTCGATCTATTACTGAATTCGGAAATCATCTGCAAAAAAGCGATATTTTGCGCCTGAATAGCAGGGTCGGCGATGACTTTTATACCCTGTTCAAGTTCATCAAGAATAAGAATAAGTTTATGATCACCAATAGCTTCCTTAAATTCAGGAAGGCTAAGATGGGTTATTTTGTCCGGAGCTTTTTTACCAAACTTCTTGTATATCAAGTCCCAGACATATTTATAGGGGATGTCGGTAAACTTGTTTATAATAACGACTATGTCATCAGGGATAACGCAGTTGAGATTATTACGCTTAAGCCAGTTTTGCGCAATGGCGGTGTGACTAAAAAGATTGTAAATGAAGAGGAGGAGGTGTGATTTACCACTCCCTTTTAAACCCTCGAAAAGGAACAGTCCCGATGAGTTTTTCTTTGTAGAGAACCTTACGTTTATTTGTTCGATAACTTTCAGAATGTCTGATGTTGGATATGTGAGGCTGAAAAATAATTCCGGATCAGCTTCAATTTTCTTCGCATCTTGGGAATTTAAATTAGCCAGATCAATAATCCCTTCAATGCCCTCTTCAGAGATAGTTTCGAATCTTGGTCTTAGATACGACGAATAACCCATACTATTCTCTATTTTAAAATTTACCAAGTAACAAAAGACTTAATAAAAACACCAGTTCAGCAATCTCATTGGTAGCGCCCAGGGTATCTCCCGTCATCCCACCAATTTTCTTTTTAATATACCAAATCCAACCGAGAGTGAAAATAAGCATTATTGCAAATATAAAAAATCCACCCAACCCAAAAAAATACCAGAATAAGACAACAGGAAAAACTGACAAAAAGATCACCTGTATTCGTGTAGTATCTTTCGTAATAAAACTCCCCGTACCCGATTCATTCCGGGCATATGTCGATATCCCTGCGGCGCAGACCTGCGCCCATCTTCCTGCAACAGGCATGATCAACAAGGCAACACATTTATTAACTAGGACCGGGGTGGTAACGCAGGATTCACATGGTATGCTGATACGAAAAGGGGAACTATGAATCGTGGAGATTTCCCCAATGCTCAGCAAACAGGCATATTTGAGTCCGATCATACCTATCAGCCCGATAGCCCCAAAGCTGCCGATGCGGCTATCCTTCATGATTTCCAGGCGTTTTTCCTTATTCCAGCCACCCCAAATACCGTCACAAGTATCTGCAAGACCGTCGAGATGCATTGCACCGGTAATCATAATAAATATCAGCACAATCAAAGCGTCTGCAATAAGGGAAGGGAAAAAGCAATACAACGGCAGATACGCAAGACAGAGAAAAACGCCTATACACAAACCCACCACGGGAAACCAATACACCACATGGCAACAATCCCTTGGTTTTATCCGATCCTCCCTGTCAAAGGGGATAATAGTTAAAAACTTGAGTGCCCATAAAAAGGTATTCATTTAATACTTATCTCCCGTTTTCTGTCGCCTTGTATTTGTTGGTTGTAGCTATGGTGTAGTCAGTTTTTATGAGATTAAGAATTTTGACAATAACTGTCAACAAGAATTCTGGATACTATAAGCGAAGAACACACCAAGGAGGAATTGCTTTGAGGAGTTTATACTAAGCAAAGCGAATATACTTGCATTATCATCCGAAGTAGCCGAAAAGTGTTAACATATATTTTGTAAAACATTATTTTGACAGGGAGGGCTTTTCTATATAATAATTAGCAGGGCAAAATTACAAACTGATTTTATGGGAGGAATACTGATTATGGAAGGGAAAAATTATATTAATGGAATATTTGTGAACGGCTCCTCCGGAGACCGGTTTGAAAGTAGGAATCCTGCTAATACTGATGAGGTATTGGGAACATTTCCGTCTTCTACAGACAAAGACGTGAATAATGCCGTTAGTGCAGCAAAAGCTGCCTATCAGGGGTGGAAATGTTTGTCCCGTATTAAACGCGGTGAGTATCTGGATGCATTTACTCAACTCCTGAAAGCAGGCCATGAAGAGATATCCCAGCTGGTTACGAGGGAGTGCGGGAAGGGGATCGTCGAAGGCAGGGCAGATGTGACGGAAGGGATTCACATGTGCCAATATGTTTTTGGTACGGTGAGGATGCCACATGGCGACGTAATTGATTCTGAGATTCCTGAAAAGGACGCATTCTTACGCAGGAAACCAAAGGGAGTGGTTGCGGCAATTACGCCCTGGAATTTTCCTTTTGCTATTCCCCTGTGGCTGATCTGTCCTTCAGTGGTAGAGGGGAATACGGTTATTCTCAAACCTTCCAGAGAAACAGCGTGTACGGCACACAAGATTGCCGAATATGCGCATAAGGCAGGGTTTCCTCCCGGCGTTATTAATGTTGTACAGGGAGGTTGCGGTGATTTGCTGGTGAAACATCCTGATGTTCACGTTGTGTTGTTTGTAGGCTCGAATGATGTGGGTTCGGGGATAAAGCAAATTGTCGCCGGGTTTCGTGACAAGATGTGTGCCTGTGAAATGGGTGGAAAAAATGCCGTAATTGTCCTTGATGATGCTAACCTGGATATTGCAGTGAATGCAGCTATTATCAGTGCCTTTAAGACATCAGGACAGCGATGTACCTCCGCAAGCAGGCTTATTGTACATGAGAAAATACTGAGTAATTTCGAAAAGAGGTTTATCGAACTCACGAAAAGAATCAAGATTGGCAATCCTCTGGATGAAACGGTTTTTATGGGGCCAGTGATTAATCAGGCAGCAACGGAAAAGGTTGCACGATACAATGATCTGGCGCGGGAAGAGGGAGCGGAGGTGTTGTGCAATGGAGGGATGCTTGTTGGTGAGCCGTTTAAAAAGGGGTACTTCATGTCTCCTTTTGTGTATCGTATGGAAAACAATCCAAAGAGCCGGGTGCTTCGTGAAGAGGTGTTTGGGCCGCATGTTGCGATAATTCCAGTAAAAGATATCGATGAGGCCATCGGGGTTTATAACGATACCGATTACGGTCTTTCCTGTGCAGTAATTACTGAGGATTATCGGAAGGCGAAGAGGATACGCGATGATTGTGAATACGGACTTGGCTACGTAAACCTGCCAACCATTGGGGCTGAGGTGCATCTGCCCTTTGGCGGGGTAAAAAAGAGCGGAACCGGCTTACCTTCGGCAAGTACGCTGATCGATGTTGTTACACACCGTACGGCATGGACGGTGAATCATGCAAAAAAAATCAAGATGGCTCAGGGACTGACGGTGAAGTTATAGTCGGCATCCGAACAAACCGATTCTCACAGGAATCATTATTTCCTAACCGTAACTCTTACAAGCTGTTTTGCCCCATTTTTTTTGTAATATAAAATTTCTACTTTCAGGTCGTTAACAAAGGCGGCCAAGAGGGTATCAAATATAGCCTTACTTGTTCCGTGACCGTAGGAGTCGGTAAATACCAAACTGAATCCGTATATATTGGTGTCGTCCTTGAGTTTGATCAGAATTTCGGCATTGAGATACTCCTCGGTGCCGGGACGTCCATACCCTATACCAGTAACCTGGCTTGTTATGTATTCAATCTTGCTCAGTGGGGTTCTTAAGATATCCTCG from Candidatus Brocadia sp. includes these protein-coding regions:
- a CDS encoding aldehyde dehydrogenase family protein → MEGKNYINGIFVNGSSGDRFESRNPANTDEVLGTFPSSTDKDVNNAVSAAKAAYQGWKCLSRIKRGEYLDAFTQLLKAGHEEISQLVTRECGKGIVEGRADVTEGIHMCQYVFGTVRMPHGDVIDSEIPEKDAFLRRKPKGVVAAITPWNFPFAIPLWLICPSVVEGNTVILKPSRETACTAHKIAEYAHKAGFPPGVINVVQGGCGDLLVKHPDVHVVLFVGSNDVGSGIKQIVAGFRDKMCACEMGGKNAVIVLDDANLDIAVNAAIISAFKTSGQRCTSASRLIVHEKILSNFEKRFIELTKRIKIGNPLDETVFMGPVINQAATEKVARYNDLAREEGAEVLCNGGMLVGEPFKKGYFMSPFVYRMENNPKSRVLREEVFGPHVAIIPVKDIDEAIGVYNDTDYGLSCAVITEDYRKAKRIRDDCEYGLGYVNLPTIGAEVHLPFGGVKKSGTGLPSASTLIDVVTHRTAWTVNHAKKIKMAQGLTVKL
- a CDS encoding type II toxin-antitoxin system PemK/MazF family toxin: MKRGDIYLVDFEPSVGAEIKKQRPALIISCNEANKHLKTVMAIPFSSKVERVFPFEVFVKKNDSRLDYDSKLKIPQMRAVDKSRLKRYIGTLGNDILEQVENAIKIHLAID
- the cobS gene encoding adenosylcobinamide-GDP ribazoletransferase, yielding MNTFLWALKFLTIIPFDREDRIKPRDCCHVVYWFPVVGLCIGVFLCLAYLPLYCFFPSLIADALIVLIFIMITGAMHLDGLADTCDGIWGGWNKEKRLEIMKDSRIGSFGAIGLIGMIGLKYACLLSIGEISTIHSSPFRISIPCESCVTTPVLVNKCVALLIMPVAGRWAQVCAAGISTYARNESGTGSFITKDTTRIQVIFLSVFPVVLFWYFFGLGGFFIFAIMLIFTLGWIWYIKKKIGGMTGDTLGATNEIAELVFLLSLLLLGKF